The Hydrogenobacter thermophilus TK-6 genome window below encodes:
- a CDS encoding helix-turn-helix domain-containing protein yields MQYDLEYVEKIEKELERYDRLFLTAKEVADMLGVSKRTITEYCKKGEIFGVRFAGKWLIYKESLVEFLLRKNNYEVF; encoded by the coding sequence ATGCAGTACGATCTGGAGTATGTGGAGAAAATTGAAAAAGAGCTTGAAAGATACGACAGACTTTTTTTGACTGCGAAAGAGGTAGCAGACATGCTCGGTGTTTCAAAAAGGACTATAACTGAATATTGCAAAAAGGGAGAAATCTTTGGGGTCAGGTTTGCGGGAAAGTGGCTTATTTACAAAGAGAGCTTAGTTGAGTTTCTGCTCAGGAAGAACAACTACGAGGTTTTTTGA
- a CDS encoding helix-turn-helix domain-containing protein, translating into MDEKKAEALRLYGLGVPIRRIAKVLHIPRSTVARWLKEPIGVMGEKKEEKHLQDELWDRVLGLLTFSKEEKGRTRVLSIAQTYRLFEVELQTKGIKSERTFRRVLEQVIKQRLGSWEALELKRRDKSEIAEYRKSKGKQRREKGEWEIDATGYTFKGERYFILAVRERWSGAFLSCMVAKVREDTQAQHYNKAFNSLDLARFLISLFKEYGLPERIITDNEAVLKAEIITRGLEHLNIPITRTKPYNPSQKLIERAFRDLKDHLRYFTSTHTTFEDALKAAIESYNKSEHKYEHFNAPVIPEHLHATIEYKQVSEDELRKAFRERFIRTVRNNTIVIDNLKYEFVFPFEERAGEIGRNRKAPTVVCYRDIENATILEVWDEKETRPLGIARLISQDAPSLDPTEIKELRNKEKRIERRKRKLKEELIEIEQQEQQTQNTADFFEVFNHEPSSQPAQPQPEGEELDPIKLFLGGEEQ; encoded by the coding sequence ATGGACGAAAAGAAGGCAGAAGCCCTGCGGTTGTATGGGTTAGGAGTTCCCATACGGCGTATTGCTAAGGTTCTCCACATCCCCCGCAGCACCGTCGCAAGATGGCTGAAAGAACCGATTGGGGTAATGGGGGAGAAAAAGGAAGAAAAACATCTTCAAGATGAGTTATGGGATAGGGTCTTAGGACTTCTCACATTCAGCAAGGAAGAGAAAGGAAGGACAAGGGTTTTATCTATAGCACAGACCTACAGGCTTTTTGAGGTAGAGTTGCAAACGAAAGGAATAAAAAGCGAAAGGACTTTTAGGAGAGTGCTGGAGCAGGTCATAAAACAGAGACTTGGCAGTTGGGAAGCTCTGGAGCTGAAACGAAGGGATAAGTCAGAAATTGCGGAGTATAGAAAATCGAAAGGCAAGCAAAGAAGAGAGAAGGGCGAGTGGGAGATAGACGCTACGGGCTACACTTTCAAAGGAGAAAGATATTTCATCCTTGCTGTGCGGGAGAGGTGGTCAGGAGCCTTTCTCTCCTGCATGGTTGCCAAGGTGAGAGAGGACACCCAAGCACAGCACTACAATAAAGCTTTCAATAGTTTAGACCTCGCACGCTTTCTGATATCTCTTTTCAAAGAATACGGACTGCCCGAACGCATCATAACCGATAATGAGGCAGTCCTAAAGGCAGAAATCATCACACGAGGGCTTGAACATTTAAACATCCCCATCACACGCACAAAACCTTATAACCCATCTCAGAAACTGATTGAACGGGCTTTCAGAGACCTCAAAGACCACTTGAGATATTTCACAAGCACGCACACCACCTTTGAAGATGCCCTCAAAGCCGCGATAGAAAGCTACAATAAATCCGAGCACAAATACGAACACTTCAACGCACCAGTAATCCCCGAACATCTGCACGCTACGATTGAATACAAGCAAGTTAGCGAAGACGAACTCAGAAAAGCCTTTAGAGAACGGTTCATTAGAACAGTCAGAAACAATACCATTGTAATAGATAACCTTAAATACGAGTTTGTATTCCCATTTGAGGAAAGGGCGGGAGAAATAGGGAGAAACAGAAAGGCTCCTACGGTGGTGTGCTACAGAGATATAGAGAACGCCACCATCTTGGAAGTCTGGGATGAAAAAGAAACCCGCCCACTCGGAATAGCCCGCCTAATCTCTCAAGATGCCCCCAGCCTTGACCCCACCGAAATTAAGGAACTTAGGAACAAAGAGAAAAGGATAGAGAGAAGAAAGAGAAAGCTTAAAGAAGAACTCATTGAAATTGAACAGCAAGAACAACAAACACAAAACACAGCAGACTTTTTTGAAGTCTTTAACCACGAGCCAAGCTCACAACCAGCTCAACCTCAGCCCGAGGGAGAGGAGCTGGATCCAATAAAACTCTTTTTAGGAGGTGAAGAGCAATGA
- a CDS encoding helix-turn-helix domain-containing protein — translation MIVELELKDLTIPQGLLPRVLTGTVEERVEEYKEMLEQGVEFDPITVWKRLDEQYWIVDGVHRTEAHKRAGRSTIKAKIVELKDELEYRIEAIRANLKHGLPLQKEEKILLTQTLYKLGVSIPELKKLFGVAERTLYYWLEPVKEKEKEELRKKALELREQGLTQEEVAERLGVSQQTISVWLNENSSQYQKLQKLQNLVKDGTPTPEGFKALSEFIEEHEEELREKSFNEVVKDQALRDILKYLNEAVKRDFKKLIDAPSYDKVINYLSSIYPYKELSLRARKMFFNKAQTLWESLKKEHEERKQFESLVLEKAKEVLSKPDYQFHSWRTLRVDLFRITDLQIFGKEELIDEILREHADELLAVYKQIKEATEDSLTEEELREIILAVAQKAEEIDVRFSLDEVEKRIIEALVQKSLRADYSVVNKLRKKAEELAKQMIKEHSLIMTWWMLNYSQEALKKIDEIDLDIEISDEDIEELKQMYENMKAPQAEKKKEKKEKSLPPDIEDWYRKQLELLLMDMGIKIGWVKAFEIADEIYQKVREYSQKAVRGW, via the coding sequence ATGATTGTAGAGCTTGAACTCAAAGACCTAACCATTCCACAAGGCTTGCTACCACGTGTCTTAACCGGCACGGTGGAAGAAAGGGTAGAAGAATACAAAGAGATGCTGGAGCAAGGGGTAGAGTTTGACCCCATCACCGTGTGGAAACGCCTAGACGAGCAATACTGGATAGTGGACGGTGTGCATAGGACAGAGGCACATAAAAGAGCAGGGAGAAGCACGATAAAGGCAAAGATTGTGGAGCTAAAGGATGAGCTGGAATATCGGATTGAGGCAATCAGGGCTAACCTAAAGCATGGATTACCACTACAGAAAGAAGAGAAAATCCTACTCACGCAAACGCTTTACAAGCTCGGTGTATCTATCCCTGAACTAAAGAAACTTTTCGGGGTGGCGGAGAGGACGCTGTATTATTGGCTGGAACCGGTGAAAGAAAAAGAGAAGGAAGAGCTAAGGAAAAAGGCTTTGGAGCTTAGAGAACAAGGGCTCACACAGGAAGAGGTGGCAGAAAGGCTTGGAGTTTCGCAGCAAACTATTTCAGTATGGCTAAATGAGAATTCTTCGCAATACCAAAAATTGCAAAAATTGCAAAATTTAGTAAAAGACGGCACCCCCACCCCCGAAGGCTTTAAAGCGTTGTCCGAGTTTATAGAGGAACACGAAGAAGAGTTAAGGGAAAAGTCTTTTAATGAAGTAGTCAAAGACCAAGCCCTGCGGGACATCTTGAAATATCTTAACGAAGCAGTCAAAAGAGACTTCAAAAAGCTAATAGATGCCCCCAGCTATGATAAAGTGATAAACTACTTAAGTAGCATTTATCCATACAAGGAACTAAGCCTCCGAGCCCGCAAGATGTTTTTCAACAAAGCACAAACCTTGTGGGAGAGCCTAAAAAAAGAGCATGAGGAAAGAAAACAGTTTGAAAGCCTTGTCCTTGAAAAAGCGAAAGAGGTGTTATCGAAGCCCGATTATCAGTTCCACAGCTGGAGAACATTAAGAGTGGATCTCTTCCGGATAACGGATCTTCAGATATTCGGGAAGGAGGAACTCATAGATGAGATACTAAGAGAACACGCAGATGAACTACTTGCTGTTTATAAACAGATAAAAGAGGCAACAGAGGATAGTCTCACAGAAGAAGAGCTAAGAGAAATCATTTTAGCTGTAGCACAGAAAGCTGAAGAGATAGATGTTAGATTTAGCCTTGACGAAGTAGAAAAGCGCATAATAGAAGCACTCGTACAAAAGTCCCTAAGAGCAGATTATAGCGTAGTGAACAAACTAAGAAAGAAAGCAGAAGAGCTTGCAAAACAGATGATAAAAGAGCATTCACTGATCATGACTTGGTGGATGCTGAACTATAGTCAGGAAGCACTTAAGAAGATAGATGAGATTGACCTAGACATAGAGATCTCAGACGAGGACATCGAAGAGCTCAAGCAGATGTATGAAAACATGAAAGCTCCGCAAGCTGAAAAGAAAAAAGAAAAGAAAGAAAAGTCTTTACCCCCGGACATAGAGGACTGGTATAGGAAGCAGTTGGAACTTCTCCTTATGGACATGGGCATAAAGATCGGATGGGTAAAGGCATTTGAAATAGCGGATGAAATCTACCAAAAGGTTAGGGAGTATTCCCAGAAAGCTGTCCGAGGTTGGTAA
- a CDS encoding ATP-binding protein yields the protein MTHAEQVLTATLQALRRLRAEQTMPLHAIVWGKWGTGKTVSAQKIAKKEQDVFYVKAPDGEITRGRLYRLIGFSLGCGARSTYEATLDLIKHHILYYNLKPIIIFDEAQRLLRKQHILNELKDLSEDEELSFSYLFLGDQTTPKLLASHDHSLFKRFAIKKELQPLTQETIAFLIKEYRIQTDPAPIFHFAKERGWTTLDTAICLQAIKNQKVEPTVEALGRIAKALGR from the coding sequence ATGACGCACGCAGAACAAGTCCTAACTGCAACTTTGCAAGCCCTAAGACGCCTTAGGGCAGAGCAAACCATGCCCCTACACGCTATTGTGTGGGGCAAGTGGGGGACAGGTAAAACTGTCTCTGCACAGAAGATAGCAAAAAAGGAACAAGACGTTTTCTATGTCAAAGCCCCCGACGGGGAGATAACACGAGGCAGGCTTTACAGGTTAATAGGGTTTAGTCTTGGATGCGGTGCGAGATCTACTTATGAGGCTACTTTAGACCTTATCAAGCATCACATCTTATACTACAACCTAAAGCCAATCATCATCTTTGACGAAGCACAGAGACTACTAAGAAAACAGCACATACTAAACGAACTCAAAGACCTGTCAGAAGATGAAGAATTAAGTTTCAGCTACCTCTTCCTCGGAGACCAGACCACTCCCAAGCTTCTTGCATCACATGACCACAGCTTATTTAAAAGGTTTGCAATAAAGAAAGAATTACAGCCATTGACCCAAGAAACAATCGCCTTCCTCATCAAAGAATACCGCATCCAAACAGACCCAGCCCCAATATTCCACTTTGCGAAAGAGAGAGGCTGGACTACATTGGACACAGCAATTTGTTTGCAAGCCATAAAGAACCAAAAGGTAGAGCCAACAGTAGAGGCACTGGGCAGGATAGCCAAAGCCCTCGGGAGGTGA